The genomic segment CACTGGCCATTACTCCAGTGGTGAGCAGATGTAATCCCGGCTTTCTCACTGGAAGCAGAGAGCAGCACTGTCACACCTGCTGGGGTTTCTGGGATTTCTCCTTTGTATTCCTTGTGTTCCTGTTGTCCACGCTTCCTTGCTGTTGATGCGGAGGTCGGAGCAGGCCTTGTATGAGCGAGGCAGGTGGTGCTTGTGAGGATATCACAGTCCGATTGTTGTGACTGGAGGTTACAGATGCTGGGTGGTAGTAGTGCCCAATCACCTCGCTGTAGGCCGGAGGAGCTCCTTCCACTCGAGAGCCCTGCTTCTGATGCCTGGACAAAGCCTCCTGGGCTTCCAACACACTGATGCCTGAATGGACACTTGGAGGGGgggcctgcagtctgagagcaaaataaatgaatgaataaataacacaGATGAAGACAAGATGACggcagaaaaaaatgatttgttgTAGGTTTTCAGCTAATCGAATTTCTGCATTTAAAACCTTATAATGCATCATAATTACTGAAAATGAAACATAATTAAACATTAAGCTGTGAAAAGAGGATGTCTAAAGCTCTTAGTCTCTTTTTCCACTTATACTCCATTTCTCCTTTATTGTGCTGTACATCTAGTCACAGTTAGTACAAAGTTAGtacaaagaacacaaacatttcTATAACGCCTTTTATAAGCTGGATAAGTCTCTGATAAAAATCCTTAACACAGGAATTAGTCAACACGACGACAAGTGAGTGATCCAAAACACAATAACAGACCACAGACTTGATTATTGTTACCTGGCCTGCAGACAGGAGTTGGATGGATCGAGAGGGTGGGAGTCGAACACTGTTCGGTTGGGTGGCGCTCTGACCGACTCGCGGTTCAGCTCCATCTGCTGCTCGGGGTCTCTGAGCTGCAGGGTGCAGGGCCCCTGGTACGGCGGGGGCTCCTCTCCATCTGAGAGGGAGATGGTGGGGGGAAGATCGATGAGGCTCTGAGGCAGGTAGGGATAAGTTGGCTGAAAGCGACTCGGGGCGTATGTGTGCTGGAAGCGCTGGGGCTGCAGCGGAGGATGGGAGTGGCTGTGCTGTGCTTCCCGCTGTATGTAGGATGAGCTGCCCCCTCTCTCCGGGGGGTGGGTGTTATACACCTGGTGCTGTGTGAGGACAGATATTTAATTACTGCTGTGCCTCTAACTAATGTTGGTTTAAATTAACTTTGTACTAAATCAAACTGGTTGAAGCAGAACTCACCTCATTTAGACCACTGTTTGTGCCTGTTCCCTCAGAGGACCACAGACTTCCCTCCTGTGTGCAAGAAAGTCCACTTATgtaattaaacaataaaaataattcttcattttttgcattttgcatctCTATTAGCAAAGAACAGCAGtaagtaaaagaaaatgttgagaagAAGAGCATGAGAATGTCTGCATAGTGTAAACACTCAGTAGGCAGGGAAGCAGTTCTTGTGGTTTGCGCATTAGCCACTCATCTGCTGGCTGACCTCAAACCACATTTAGCACTATTTAAAAGTATAATTTATTCATCTGATTTGTAATAGTTCAAATTTCAATAAAATTGATCTGGTTAAGACATAGATACTATAAGGGGAATATACACTGCTGCTAAATATACACTGCTGCTAATAACGACTTCAACACTGCTGTGTAATTTTTAGAGATGAGTGGTTGTAACTTCCTGTCATATATTAGTTCTTGTTTTAAACACTGTCACAAAGACTTTCCACTGCAATCGCCTTTCCCCAAACATAGAACATGAGACTTGGTACTGATACCCTTCTTATTGTTTGCTCAAACTTTACTGGATGGATGAGTGCATGCTATCTGTTAGAGGACTCCGTTTGTTTATATAAACCTGTCTATGTAAAAGTGTGAAGCTAACTATGAGCCCTGCTTCtattaaagtatttttaaatcTAGGTTATACTGCCTAATACTGTCTTCTCCAGTAAAATGTTGTACCTTTCACCCTGTGTTTTACCTTTTCCTACAGTTAAATATATGAGCCGTATTGTGTAATGTATGTGCATAATTTGACACTGTAAGCTTTTTTCACATTCAGTTAACAAAGTATAAATTTTTTCAGTGCTCATTTAAAATCAGCAGCACGTATAGTTTGGTACAACATTGCCCAACACAAGTATGACTTAAAACGTTGAAATTAAGAGTGTACATGAATCTATAATGGACTGAACAATACTTTGAGCTCAAGCTGATTTTTAGAGGGTGTCTTGATGCCTTCGGTGTCACCGCTTGTAGTGAGGAGAAGACAAAAGTAGTTCtttgcttctttaaaaaaaaatctgagagGAACTTTTCCAACTTTTGTAAAAAACATATATACTCTCTCtggtgacagttttcttgcctGCTTGTCTGGCTGCATGTGCGTCACCATGTCTGTTTGCTAATCCAAATTAACTAGGACACTATGACTCCCCTGAGCTTATAAGGagctctatgtgtgtgtgtatgtgcatgtttgtgctTCATTCTTTACTCATattttaaactgaaactgaagccacacacatacacacacagacagtgatTCAGTGGAAGGTGATTCAGGCAGCACTAGTGAAGTCATGTGTTTGAGGAAGCCTCAGGTGTAAGTCGGTGCGTGTTCTTCAAATAGACATCGGCAAGTCGCGATGGCCCTTAATGAAGAAATGAGTCAGTGCGTTAGCGTTAGCCTGCAGCACAGTTTAATCACTGTGATCACATGCGGCCAGTCGGCACGCCTCTGAAactgcttttattgtgaaactgTCTGAAACAGATGCTCACTTCCTCCAGGAAGTCTGTTTATAAAGATTAATGACTGTAACTATAAAAGGTCAGCGTGGTTGAGGGGTTTGTTATATGTTTTATCTATTTGTCTTTATAAACCATTTCGttcatttttcatatatttcttTAACTCTCTCTCCCTACATATATCTTGTTCATAACCTTGCAAAGTCGGATAGCTTTACTGGAAAATAAAATGTCGAGACACTAACTTTATCCCATGTCTTAAACAGACTGTGCTATTTTATTTCTTCaagttttaattaattcattcatttatctTACATAATATCTGCCACCATTTACaccttttcattttctgtttgctcCACATATTCAAACCAACTTTGTCTTTCTCTGACACAGAAACACGTTTATGTTTAAGCTATGTAAAGGCACCATGGAAAAATGAGCGGTGTATTGCTGCAGTAGGTAAGCAAAGTTGCCGCACACCCCACCCTGCCCACTCATCTCACCAATCTGAGCCATGGTCTGAGTAACCCTCATCACTCAGGCGACTCACACATGGACTCTATACTCAGACCGAGCCCTTTGCACTACTTTCAAGCAATTTGTTCTCCAATCTGTGCCTTTCTACtgttttgtaaatgtttcttctgcttgttaTTTATTCCTCCTGTCTtatcatttatatttaattccTGCACAGAGAACCCataatttcattgtacatgtacaatgacaataaagggctattctattctattctacagtCTAGACACAAGTGCACATTTTGGTGTATTGAGGTTGAATGAAatgacttttttaaaatgaagaaaacagtgAACTACAGGccttaaaatacattttctcttctttgcTCGGTGTGTCAGAACTGTGTTACCTTTTTAGCAGCAACATGTATGTAAACCCAACTGAATAAAAAGTGCTGCACACATAATGAATGAGCTACTGTAAGTGCATAGCTTGGGCAACAAATCATCATGCAGTCCTGGCATAAGTTTGACTTACGTTGGCCAGTGGCAGGTGTCTCCTGCGTGTAGGGGCGTGCCTGGAAAGAAGGGAGCGTGCTGATAGGCGGTAGTGGTTGAGAAGACAGGTGAtgaccaccaccatcaccatcatGACTATTACGATCACCAGAATCTGGACGAACTCCAGCTgggctgcagtgacagagaaacaaagactgACGTAAGTACAAGTCTCAAGAAAGCAGAAAACAGTCCTCTGTGGCTCTTTGTACAATAACCCTGATGATGGTACAGTCACATTAACACCGTTAGGTCATGTACGTGCCTTGCAAGGACATGAAAAGTGTATGATGCTATATTTTTGGCACTTTAAGGGATTAAAAATCAGCATACATCTGCCTATTTTGCATTATGTTTGAAGATCTAATATttctatttatgtatttattggaAAATTCAATCATTGTCAGAGACTTTTTAGATGGCCAAAGGCCTCATCCCCTGTATAGTTGCCTCACATAACATAATCACCATCCTCTTATTATGTTTTAGGGCAATTACAGCTGAGATCACAGCTCTCTAGTCTCATTCCAAGCaactaaaaatacacatttcaaAAGTTCAGGgctttcacaaaaacaaaacactgttgTAAATCCTTATTTAGTTATTCatctaaaataataatgataataataacaaaataactaatGGCTGGATTTGAAAAATAGTATTGTCCATTTAATCATTGGGGATGTTAGTAGTTGAGGTCAAACAACATGGAGAGAGCTAAAGTACATTAAACAGTATTGCAGCATATACCCAATAAATACTGTGT from the Oreochromis aureus strain Israel breed Guangdong linkage group 5, ZZ_aureus, whole genome shotgun sequence genome contains:
- the pmepa1 gene encoding protein TMEPAI isoform X3, whose amino-acid sequence is MQPSSQSHNHDNCVQTQLCAQLEFVQILVIVIVMMVMVVVITCLLNHYRLSARSLLSRHAPTRRRHLPLANEGSLWSSEGTGTNSGLNEHQVYNTHPPERGGSSSYIQREAQHSHSHPPLQPQRFQHTYAPSRFQPTYPYLPQSLIDLPPTISLSDGEEPPPYQGPCTLQLRDPEQQMELNRESVRAPPNRTVFDSHPLDPSNSCLQARLQAPPPSVHSGISVLEAQEALSRHQKQGSRVEGAPPAYSEVIGHYYHPASVTSSHNNRTVISSQAPPASLIQGLLRPPHQQQGSVDNRNTRNTKEKSQKPQQV
- the pmepa1 gene encoding protein TMEPAI isoform X2; protein product: MLNLMGVLNATAANVSCTCNCKRYTSLQSMEITQLEFVQILVIVIVMMVMVVVITCLLNHYRLSARSLLSRHAPTRRRHLPLANEGSLWSSEGTGTNSGLNEHQVYNTHPPERGGSSSYIQREAQHSHSHPPLQPQRFQHTYAPSRFQPTYPYLPQSLIDLPPTISLSDGEEPPPYQGPCTLQLRDPEQQMELNRESVRAPPNRTVFDSHPLDPSNSCLQARLQAPPPSVHSGISVLEAQEALSRHQKQGSRVEGAPPAYSEVIGHYYHPASVTSSHNNRTVISSQAPPASLIQGLLRPPHQQQGSVDNRNTRNTKEKSQKPQQV
- the pmepa1 gene encoding protein TMEPAI isoform X1; translation: MLNLMGVLNATAANVSCTCNCKRYTSLQSMEIRKESPFEMDSAQLEFVQILVIVIVMMVMVVVITCLLNHYRLSARSLLSRHAPTRRRHLPLANEGSLWSSEGTGTNSGLNEHQVYNTHPPERGGSSSYIQREAQHSHSHPPLQPQRFQHTYAPSRFQPTYPYLPQSLIDLPPTISLSDGEEPPPYQGPCTLQLRDPEQQMELNRESVRAPPNRTVFDSHPLDPSNSCLQARLQAPPPSVHSGISVLEAQEALSRHQKQGSRVEGAPPAYSEVIGHYYHPASVTSSHNNRTVISSQAPPASLIQGLLRPPHQQQGSVDNRNTRNTKEKSQKPQQV